One window of Metamycoplasma arthritidis genomic DNA carries:
- a CDS encoding MspA/MspB/MIB-like signal-anchor domain-contatining protein translates to MSHAKKKKIAIIALSATAALLAAGTISGVLYSHSKDSKKGKENNKLPEIQDINELEKKIEAIRDSHKQNLKSEAWKILEALKITIRNDKKANNVRDLSQVISDFERLIPLAEAYLGEIKKLPELKALAEELATTIDLSKETLKEAKDKLKTLQDREAKLKEDAKKLLEEIEKLVAKEPTTTSPLAMQALINKLKDLQNASEALQKELNNYRLIEDAKKLSDANLKIKDAINRLQDRLAKDPEELKKLTDEKISNLTKSKKAVEDANNINDLPNALESLKKDIEAAKKLKEQTDANALSDLSSKLENAIKDAEGILKAGETKKQEIEKTNQEIKDKIDALVEKIKKDAEDVNGLTSQSKDSDFSKLKDTLEKDIQDATDLAKKAADATLLEHEDKALDAKKKVQNALDKLNELFNQKKEQELAKAELEKAYSALVSATEDVKKANDENTLPLAISKLEAAISSASTSLDKYETLKAKELLKPIYGVLEKSLETATKTLEDAKKRLESKKQEKAKIDAELKQRQDKFDAIEKTIEAASTINDIPALQNTIKELGELKTETKATETAAKNASYPEAESKAKKLLENIAKLEIEANAKLEKLKEEKERQEQEKRIIDSLRDKLEKITKNLEILDSRGTSQLRETNPKQTELAKTLDELKEQLKEANDVKEEIKGTKKEGQLKAELEALDDAITKANQTKQAIETKISASNNAIKKQIYDARETLKTLTKNAKDQYDAKKLDELKEAIKKLESLENEAKNIESLADAVESIHKQDAYNLTKDIRDALLDANTKLSELRSQKLFEELENQIKAQEKTLKDAQNEANNANTIDDRKDKYGKLDKVIENIRENIKNLEEAAKKLEQKADKDKLDQKIKNLNGALDDAKKDLAQKQKQLQSDKKQNTEETDALLKETDKTLKEADEAIKNPSNKDEVKKVEDALNKAKTGLEKKKGSLVGDSENQRKIDEKLEEIVQKQQKLNNAKEKQQQSEDERAKALANEAKRLKGELEDLVNKLNPYDASSDYEKKIKNVEDKIKELKEGFLEADSEASKLKDNPHLKQAYEDLEIAKDSAKTKAKGASDKIIEAKDTLKANYENLKTQTEQAKAEFDDADTDEKLNKLKDKIGIETENKLLGQVKKLLEGIAKFDDLDKLKQDTKKLETDLMTLLEDIAKKLTSLADKIAKLNKNLKAATNALGAQDTVTKNVNKTDIDSLTAQIKKLAEQIEVANKAKTAAEKERVKDSKIQSETKAEFDKLVKALEKANKTLANKKVELQEQTNINNALTEDAIQKSAAAIAKINAANKLEDTDTTKISSLSDALNDANAAKEALQKTKEKLEKDAANKQRVEGELQKLESEIANAQSKLEVLKEGESKKLEQIKKDLENIKNDLDNANKNFDSKTDLKDKEEANEALKAAINKAKKDLQVQKNKVNTLQEADKKAEANTKIKEIEDLIKTLTQKQQDKAAEISAKRTQNGEKTTQAIQKADEALKKAKDAIEKDKNDSTKETDLNDAKSELEKQKNILENLSKNDLKDDSENRAKIDSKTTEIDKKLQEIDNAQKALKQSQDQRATELAIEAKKLQDALEKLANELKPETEQWSQTRGKISQIEQKVKEIEEGFLKANGEANKLKNNSKLKPAYDALVKAIETVKAKAKAASDKIAQAKTNLESNYENLKSQTDQAKTELDDADTKDKLNALKDKIGIGTDSKLLNKVKDLIKEINQFEPSGTLLTNAKALEAELNNLLEKIQEKLISLTAKIQKLKEDLKNVAEALNGQNTTTKNVSDDNVDSLIEETKKLQDQIAAATAIKNDAEAKRNQNSQIKTDTQSEFDNLASALNNATATLAAKKAALTRKQAQNDALVENLIQKSSEAKKALADANKLANNHPDKIKNLDDAITKATEAKKALENAINSLAKDSANKKKVEVEFQDLNTKIADAQNKLKILREGESKKLEQIKKDLDKIKNDLDNANKNFDAKIDLNDKEEANKALKDAIDKATSDLQKQKNEANKIQEDAKKLEANQEIKTIQDLIASLTKKYQDKQKEIKQTKDANKKKANDAIARADEALNKANEALGKSNDDANKESDLNGVKSKLEDQKNILENLSKNDLKDDSENKAKIDRKIQNIKDKLSEIDQAKKDLKQSQDDKAKELALLLRERKQELEWTLDDLDVENKKWVDSERNIHNIRLKIGEANFFLDPSKSEIGKQVDRLKDNKHLKEIYDELKLAINKATDAIKKAEDSIKRKKVEFEEKIKAFETKKNLLASDVQSNNVTVKRLKEIIEEIGDNNKGLLKEINDLVGEISKFEQPNGLFETRLDGIRIILERVIDTANKKLKEINQQVLDITNSLAKKRQSIEKIDSIKVDTLTTELENLQKLIDQAESLENKINTLDNDYQELTKEARNNLKKEIKEAKATITSATKRKDEQIQKNIDSVKEFEKKLKEYEAKLIEAKKIPSTPEITKYEAIKQIYNKTRELQNELIQITQNLADHKQQLIQLQKLTKRTNDLVSETSGIWADLRDQLMSLMSGWRLKMDPFNISYIKSIKELEELKNNITSLLKRVEKFLQDFLAHLYDPGPENPMFPGSKPAINKSYGRLKDYFESYKNYDYVTAINQTINSIKTDIANAASEADSLLNKGFAQSEVDVLKANIKNSDSVKEAQEKLDAAKQKSSKLAQELINQSINNLTAQVNNYKNEFETNWVSKIGSSSNSLTFIDDFNSEINTYMTKLENLWQNLATTFAQKHFKLDDPTFASSLQGFNDIKSWFTNWQNQVKAISQMQNEWRAANIPNPNKNHELLKINQTNWSDYDIEQNRATLKSAEQEFTKINNRWNLIVQYRSIAIEFYNKTMSWGMNLNEFPDEVAFWTQEIPKWKTGALANVGSKNIRDFWLNELSNIYKFVSAEAFFLNSDEFNKGNLLLSPEKTFGKYTQVYAAYAIMLYRGRYSKFAWGENLPTNIKQQYLDLDAKLRSIVSARSGITPGKIREFYAIMEQQFNLIRPYL, encoded by the coding sequence ATGAGTCATGCAAAAAAGAAAAAAATTGCCATTATTGCTCTTTCAGCAACAGCGGCACTTTTAGCAGCCGGAACTATTTCTGGTGTGCTATATTCGCATAGTAAGGATTCTAAAAAAGGTAAAGAGAATAATAAACTGCCTGAAATTCAAGACATTAATGAACTTGAGAAAAAAATCGAAGCTATTCGTGACAGTCACAAGCAAAATCTAAAATCAGAAGCTTGAAAGATTCTTGAAGCACTTAAAATTACCATTAGAAATGACAAAAAAGCTAATAACGTGCGCGATTTAAGTCAAGTTATTAGCGATTTTGAACGTTTAATTCCGCTAGCAGAAGCTTATTTAGGCGAAATTAAAAAACTGCCAGAGCTTAAAGCTTTAGCAGAAGAGCTTGCTACAACTATTGATCTGTCTAAAGAAACCTTAAAAGAAGCTAAAGATAAACTAAAAACGCTTCAAGATAGAGAAGCCAAACTTAAAGAAGATGCTAAAAAACTACTAGAAGAAATTGAAAAATTAGTTGCAAAAGAACCGACAACTACATCACCTCTAGCAATGCAAGCTTTAATTAACAAATTAAAAGATCTACAAAATGCTAGCGAGGCGCTGCAAAAAGAATTAAATAACTATCGTTTAATTGAAGATGCTAAAAAACTAAGTGACGCTAATTTGAAAATTAAAGATGCTATAAACAGATTACAAGATCGTCTTGCTAAAGATCCAGAAGAGTTAAAAAAACTAACTGATGAAAAAATTAGCAATCTTACAAAATCTAAAAAAGCTGTTGAAGATGCCAATAATATTAACGATCTTCCTAATGCTCTTGAATCACTTAAAAAAGACATTGAAGCTGCTAAAAAATTAAAAGAGCAAACAGATGCTAATGCTTTAAGTGATCTATCTAGTAAATTAGAAAATGCTATTAAAGACGCTGAAGGCATTTTAAAAGCTGGTGAGACTAAAAAACAAGAAATTGAAAAAACTAATCAAGAAATAAAAGACAAAATTGATGCTTTAGTTGAGAAAATTAAAAAAGATGCAGAAGATGTCAATGGCCTAACTTCGCAAAGTAAAGATAGTGATTTTAGCAAACTAAAAGATACACTTGAAAAAGATATTCAAGATGCTACTGACCTTGCTAAAAAAGCGGCAGACGCTACTCTTTTAGAACACGAAGACAAAGCTTTAGATGCTAAAAAGAAGGTCCAAAATGCTCTTGATAAATTAAATGAATTATTTAATCAAAAAAAGGAACAAGAGCTAGCCAAAGCTGAACTTGAAAAAGCATATAGTGCTCTTGTTTCTGCTACAGAAGACGTTAAAAAAGCCAATGATGAAAATACGCTTCCTTTGGCAATTTCTAAACTAGAAGCTGCAATTTCAAGCGCTTCAACATCCTTAGATAAATATGAAACGCTAAAAGCAAAAGAACTATTAAAACCAATTTACGGCGTTCTAGAAAAATCTCTTGAAACAGCCACCAAAACTCTTGAAGATGCTAAAAAAAGATTAGAATCTAAGAAACAAGAAAAAGCTAAAATTGACGCTGAGCTTAAACAAAGACAAGACAAGTTTGATGCTATTGAAAAAACAATTGAAGCCGCTTCAACAATTAATGATATACCCGCTCTTCAAAATACAATTAAAGAGCTAGGTGAGTTAAAAACTGAAACTAAAGCAACTGAAACTGCTGCTAAAAATGCTAGCTATCCTGAAGCTGAAAGTAAAGCTAAAAAATTGCTAGAAAATATTGCTAAATTAGAGATTGAGGCAAATGCAAAATTAGAAAAACTTAAAGAAGAAAAAGAACGTCAAGAGCAAGAAAAGAGAATAATAGATTCTTTACGTGACAAACTAGAAAAAATCACCAAAAATCTTGAAATTTTAGATTCTAGAGGCACAAGTCAATTAAGGGAAACTAACCCTAAACAAACAGAACTTGCTAAAACTTTAGATGAATTAAAAGAACAGTTAAAGGAAGCAAATGATGTTAAAGAAGAGATTAAAGGCACTAAAAAAGAAGGCCAACTAAAAGCCGAACTTGAAGCTCTTGATGATGCTATTACTAAAGCAAATCAAACTAAACAAGCAATTGAAACTAAAATTTCCGCATCAAATAATGCCATTAAAAAACAAATTTATGATGCCAGAGAAACATTAAAAACTCTTACAAAAAATGCTAAAGATCAATACGATGCTAAAAAATTAGATGAATTAAAGGAAGCCATCAAAAAATTAGAGTCTCTAGAAAATGAGGCAAAAAATATCGAAAGTTTAGCTGATGCTGTTGAATCAATTCACAAACAGGATGCTTATAATTTGACAAAAGATATTAGAGATGCATTACTCGATGCTAACACTAAACTAAGTGAACTAAGAAGTCAAAAGCTTTTTGAAGAATTAGAAAATCAAATTAAAGCTCAAGAAAAAACTTTAAAAGATGCTCAAAATGAAGCTAACAATGCCAATACTATTGATGATAGAAAAGACAAATATGGTAAGCTAGATAAAGTAATTGAAAATATTAGAGAAAATATAAAAAATCTTGAAGAAGCTGCTAAAAAATTAGAACAAAAAGCCGACAAAGATAAATTGGATCAAAAAATCAAAAATCTTAACGGAGCTCTTGATGATGCTAAAAAGGATTTAGCTCAAAAACAAAAACAATTGCAAAGTGATAAAAAACAAAATACAGAAGAGACTGACGCCCTTTTAAAAGAAACTGACAAAACTCTTAAAGAAGCTGATGAGGCTATTAAAAATCCAAGTAACAAAGACGAGGTTAAAAAAGTAGAAGACGCTTTAAACAAAGCTAAAACCGGCCTAGAAAAGAAAAAAGGCTCACTAGTCGGCGATAGCGAAAATCAAAGAAAAATTGATGAAAAATTAGAAGAAATTGTCCAAAAACAACAAAAACTAAATAACGCCAAAGAAAAACAACAACAATCCGAAGACGAACGTGCTAAAGCATTAGCTAATGAAGCTAAAAGATTAAAAGGTGAATTAGAGGATTTAGTTAATAAACTTAACCCATATGACGCTTCAAGCGATTATGAAAAGAAAATTAAAAATGTTGAAGACAAAATTAAAGAACTTAAGGAAGGTTTTCTAGAAGCTGATAGCGAAGCTTCAAAATTAAAAGATAATCCGCATCTAAAACAAGCATATGAAGATCTTGAAATTGCCAAAGATTCCGCTAAAACCAAAGCTAAAGGAGCTAGTGATAAAATCATTGAAGCAAAAGACACCTTAAAAGCCAATTATGAAAATCTTAAAACTCAAACTGAGCAAGCTAAAGCTGAGTTTGATGATGCCGACACTGATGAAAAATTAAATAAATTAAAAGATAAAATTGGCATTGAAACCGAAAATAAATTACTCGGTCAAGTTAAAAAATTGCTTGAAGGTATTGCTAAATTTGATGATTTAGATAAACTTAAACAAGATACTAAAAAACTTGAAACCGATCTTATGACATTATTAGAAGATATTGCTAAAAAACTAACTTCGTTGGCTGATAAAATCGCTAAATTAAACAAAAATCTTAAAGCTGCAACTAACGCTTTAGGCGCTCAAGACACAGTAACTAAAAATGTAAATAAAACTGACATTGATAGTCTAACAGCACAAATTAAAAAACTAGCAGAGCAAATTGAAGTGGCTAATAAGGCAAAAACTGCTGCAGAAAAAGAAAGAGTAAAAGATAGTAAAATTCAAAGTGAAACTAAAGCTGAATTTGATAAGCTAGTAAAAGCATTAGAAAAAGCAAATAAAACACTTGCAAACAAAAAAGTTGAACTTCAAGAGCAAACCAATATAAACAATGCCTTAACAGAGGATGCTATTCAAAAATCCGCTGCTGCAATAGCAAAAATTAACGCCGCTAATAAATTAGAAGATACAGACACTACCAAAATAAGTAGTTTAAGTGATGCACTGAACGATGCCAATGCTGCTAAAGAAGCTCTTCAAAAAACTAAAGAAAAACTTGAAAAAGATGCTGCTAATAAACAAAGAGTTGAAGGTGAACTTCAAAAATTGGAAAGCGAAATCGCCAATGCGCAAAGTAAACTTGAAGTTCTAAAAGAAGGCGAAAGCAAAAAACTAGAGCAAATTAAAAAAGATCTAGAAAACATCAAAAACGACTTAGACAATGCTAATAAAAACTTCGATTCCAAAACCGATCTAAAGGATAAAGAAGAAGCTAATGAGGCCTTAAAAGCCGCAATCAATAAAGCCAAAAAAGATCTTCAAGTACAAAAAAATAAAGTCAATACATTACAAGAAGCTGACAAGAAAGCTGAAGCGAATACTAAAATAAAAGAAATTGAAGATTTAATTAAAACTTTAACCCAAAAACAACAAGATAAGGCCGCAGAAATTAGTGCCAAAAGAACTCAAAACGGCGAAAAAACAACTCAAGCAATTCAAAAAGCTGATGAAGCTCTTAAAAAAGCCAAAGACGCTATTGAAAAAGATAAAAACGATTCTACTAAAGAAACTGATCTTAATGATGCTAAATCTGAACTAGAAAAGCAAAAAAACATTTTAGAAAATCTAAGCAAAAACGATTTAAAAGATGACAGTGAAAACAGGGCTAAAATTGATAGTAAAACAACCGAAATAGATAAAAAATTACAAGAAATTGACAATGCGCAAAAAGCCTTAAAACAGTCCCAAGATCAAAGAGCCACAGAGCTAGCAATTGAGGCTAAAAAACTGCAAGATGCTCTTGAAAAATTAGCCAATGAATTAAAGCCAGAAACCGAGCAATGAAGCCAAACTAGAGGCAAAATTTCTCAAATTGAGCAAAAAGTTAAAGAAATTGAAGAAGGTTTTTTAAAAGCCAACGGTGAAGCTAATAAACTAAAAAATAATTCTAAGTTAAAACCAGCTTATGATGCGCTTGTAAAGGCAATTGAAACTGTTAAAGCTAAAGCTAAAGCAGCAAGCGATAAAATTGCACAAGCTAAAACCAACCTAGAATCTAACTACGAAAATCTTAAATCTCAGACTGATCAAGCCAAAACTGAGCTTGATGATGCCGATACCAAAGATAAACTAAACGCCTTAAAAGATAAAATTGGCATTGGCACTGATAGTAAACTACTAAATAAGGTTAAAGACTTAATTAAAGAAATTAACCAATTTGAACCTTCTGGCACCTTATTAACAAATGCTAAAGCTCTTGAAGCCGAATTAAATAATCTACTAGAAAAAATCCAAGAAAAACTAATTTCACTGACTGCCAAAATTCAAAAATTAAAAGAAGATCTTAAAAACGTAGCTGAAGCATTGAACGGCCAAAATACAACTACTAAAAATGTAAGCGATGATAATGTTGATAGTTTAATAGAAGAAACTAAAAAACTGCAAGATCAAATTGCCGCTGCTACTGCTATAAAAAATGATGCTGAAGCTAAAAGAAATCAAAACAGTCAAATTAAAACAGATACACAATCTGAATTTGACAATTTAGCATCAGCCCTTAATAATGCAACAGCAACACTTGCAGCTAAAAAAGCTGCCCTTACAAGAAAACAAGCTCAAAATGACGCTTTAGTTGAAAATTTAATTCAAAAATCTTCAGAAGCTAAAAAAGCACTTGCCGATGCAAATAAACTGGCTAACAATCACCCTGATAAAATTAAAAATCTAGATGATGCCATTACAAAAGCTACCGAAGCTAAAAAAGCTCTTGAAAATGCCATTAATTCTCTAGCAAAAGACAGTGCTAATAAGAAAAAAGTTGAAGTTGAATTTCAAGATCTAAATACTAAAATTGCCGATGCGCAAAATAAACTTAAAATTTTAAGAGAAGGCGAAAGCAAAAAACTAGAGCAAATTAAAAAAGATCTAGACAAAATCAAAAATGACCTAGACAACGCTAATAAAAACTTTGATGCTAAAATCGATCTAAATGATAAAGAAGAAGCCAACAAGGCCTTAAAAGATGCAATTGATAAAGCTACATCCGATCTTCAAAAGCAAAAAAATGAAGCCAACAAAATTCAAGAAGATGCTAAGAAATTAGAAGCCAACCAAGAAATTAAGACTATTCAAGATTTAATTGCCAGTCTAACTAAAAAATACCAAGATAAACAAAAAGAAATTAAGCAAACAAAAGACGCTAATAAGAAAAAAGCTAACGATGCTATTGCAAGGGCTGATGAGGCACTTAATAAAGCTAATGAAGCACTTGGAAAATCTAATGACGACGCTAATAAAGAAAGCGATCTTAATGGTGTCAAATCTAAATTAGAAGATCAAAAAAACATTTTAGAAAATCTAAGCAAAAACGATTTAAAGGACGACAGTGAAAATAAGGCAAAAATCGATAGAAAAATTCAAAACATCAAAGACAAATTAAGTGAAATCGATCAAGCTAAAAAAGATCTAAAACAATCGCAAGACGACAAAGCTAAAGAACTAGCTTTGCTACTAAGGGAAAGAAAACAAGAACTCGAATGAACGCTTGACGATTTAGATGTTGAGAATAAAAAATGAGTAGATAGTGAAAGAAACATCCACAATATCAGACTAAAAATCGGTGAGGCAAATTTTTTCTTAGACCCAAGTAAAAGTGAAATTGGTAAACAAGTTGATAGACTAAAAGATAATAAACATCTAAAAGAAATCTACGATGAACTAAAATTAGCAATAAATAAAGCAACTGATGCAATTAAAAAAGCTGAAGATAGTATTAAACGCAAAAAAGTTGAATTTGAAGAAAAAATTAAAGCCTTTGAAACTAAGAAAAATTTATTGGCTAGCGATGTACAAAGCAACAACGTTACAGTAAAACGCCTAAAAGAAATAATTGAAGAAATTGGTGATAATAATAAAGGACTTCTAAAAGAAATTAATGACTTAGTTGGTGAAATTTCTAAATTTGAGCAACCTAATGGCCTTTTTGAAACAAGACTAGATGGAATTAGAATTATTCTTGAAAGAGTTATAGATACTGCTAATAAAAAACTTAAAGAAATAAATCAACAAGTTCTTGACATTACTAATTCCTTAGCTAAAAAAAGACAATCAATTGAAAAAATTGATTCAATCAAAGTAGATACGCTAACAACCGAACTCGAAAATCTTCAAAAGTTAATAGACCAAGCTGAATCATTAGAAAATAAAATAAATACCTTGGATAATGATTATCAAGAATTAACTAAAGAGGCTCGTAATAATCTAAAAAAAGAAATTAAAGAAGCTAAAGCAACAATAACCTCTGCAACCAAACGAAAAGATGAACAAATTCAAAAAAATATTGATTCAGTAAAAGAATTTGAAAAAAAATTGAAGGAATATGAAGCAAAATTAATTGAAGCTAAAAAGATTCCTTCTACGCCAGAAATTACTAAATATGAAGCAATAAAACAAATATATAACAAAACCCGAGAACTACAGAATGAATTAATTCAAATTACACAAAATCTCGCCGATCACAAACAACAACTCATACAGTTGCAAAAACTAACGAAAAGAACTAATGATCTTGTTAGTGAAACATCTGGAATTTGAGCTGATTTAAGAGATCAATTAATGAGTTTAATGTCTGGCTGAAGATTAAAAATGGATCCTTTTAACATTAGCTATATAAAATCAATAAAAGAACTAGAAGAGCTTAAAAATAACATAACTTCGCTTTTAAAACGTGTAGAAAAATTTTTACAAGATTTTTTAGCACATTTATATGATCCCGGCCCAGAAAATCCGATGTTCCCAGGTTCAAAGCCTGCAATCAACAAATCATATGGAAGGTTAAAGGATTACTTTGAAAGTTATAAAAACTATGATTATGTCACTGCTATTAATCAAACAATTAATAGCATAAAAACTGATATTGCTAACGCTGCTTCGGAAGCTGATTCACTTTTAAATAAAGGTTTTGCTCAAAGTGAAGTTGACGTTCTAAAAGCAAATATTAAAAATTCTGATTCAGTTAAAGAAGCGCAAGAAAAATTAGACGCTGCTAAACAAAAATCTAGCAAACTAGCTCAAGAGTTAATCAATCAATCAATCAATAACTTAACAGCTCAAGTCAACAATTATAAAAACGAATTTGAAACAAACTGAGTAAGCAAAATCGGCAGCTCAAGCAATTCACTTACTTTTATTGACGACTTTAATAGTGAAATTAATACTTATATGACTAAGCTAGAAAATCTATGACAAAATTTAGCAACTACATTTGCCCAAAAACATTTTAAATTAGATGATCCTACTTTTGCTTCAAGTTTGCAAGGGTTTAACGATATAAAATCTTGATTTACTAATTGACAGAATCAAGTTAAAGCCATTTCTCAAATGCAAAATGAGTGAAGGGCAGCTAATATTCCTAATCCAAATAAAAATCACGAACTGCTAAAAATTAATCAAACGAATTGATCTGATTATGATATTGAGCAAAATCGAGCAACTTTAAAATCGGCCGAACAAGAATTTACAAAGATTAATAATCGATGAAATCTTATCGTTCAGTATCGTTCTATAGCTATTGAGTTTTACAATAAAACAATGAGTTGAGGAATGAATTTAAATGAATTCCCAGATGAAGTAGCCTTTTGAACCCAAGAAATTCCAAAATGAAAGACAGGAGCATTAGCTAACGTTGGATCAAAAAACATTAGAGATTTTTGACTCAATGAACTTTCTAATATTTATAAATTTGTTTCAGCAGAAGCGTTCTTCTTAAATAGTGATGAATTTAACAAAGGCAACTTGCTCTTGAGTCCGGAAAAAACGTTTGGGAAATACACTCAAGTCTATGCAGCATATGCAATTATGCTTTACCGTGGTAGATATTCTAAATTTGCCTGAGGAGAAAATCTACCAACGAATATTAAACAACAGTATTTAGATCTAGACGCTAAATTAAGGTCTATTGTGAGTGCGCGTTCTGGTATTACGCCCGGGAAAATTCGCGAATTTTATGCAATAATGGAACAACAATTTAATCTTATACGGCCATATCTGTAA
- a CDS encoding MSC_0618 family F1-like ATPase beta subunit, with amino-acid sequence MLGKVSKVWNDVVEIEFPNGNVPQLDNILALHNNSTFLITKRIVDSKTVLAIVIKTSAPIKISDDVEDLKHTFLVPVGKEAKGNVYDILGNTLKTAKTKPKSIEMNSIIDGKKTVSTESQIIETGIKAIDFFMPILKGYKLGIYGGAGVGKTVLMKEIIFNINKNIKDSSSIFIGSGERSREGIELYEELEKSNLMQNSTIFISKMNEMPGARMSIVPMGLTAAEYLRDKEKEDVLLFIDNIFRFLQAGNEVSSSLGKRPSIGGYQATMDSDIAAIEDRMFKNDNGSITSFQTVFLPMDDLSDPSAVAIFKHLNGNLVLSRDQAAKNIFPSFDPLASSSASINEKLIGKRHFDAVIEAKKILKKYKDLEDVILILGFDELDQTNKDIVKKALQLENFFTQNFFMTEHFTKSPGQYVPLSETVESVIRILEGKYLKQSPEIFSYIGSNKNIKTDAELGL; translated from the coding sequence ATGTTGGGAAAAGTCTCAAAAGTTTGAAATGACGTTGTTGAAATTGAATTTCCAAATGGCAATGTTCCACAACTTGATAATATTCTTGCATTGCACAACAATAGTACTTTTTTAATTACCAAACGGATTGTTGATAGTAAAACTGTTTTAGCAATTGTAATCAAAACTAGCGCTCCTATTAAAATCTCCGATGATGTTGAGGATCTAAAACACACTTTCTTAGTGCCGGTCGGTAAAGAAGCTAAAGGGAATGTCTATGACATTCTAGGAAACACCCTAAAAACGGCAAAGACTAAACCTAAATCAATTGAAATGAACTCAATTATTGATGGTAAAAAAACCGTTTCTACTGAAAGCCAAATCATTGAAACTGGTATTAAAGCTATTGACTTCTTTATGCCAATTCTAAAGGGCTACAAGCTAGGAATTTATGGTGGTGCCGGCGTTGGTAAAACCGTGTTGATGAAAGAAATTATCTTTAACATTAATAAGAACATTAAAGATTCTTCTTCAATTTTCATCGGTTCAGGTGAACGTTCACGGGAAGGAATTGAATTATATGAAGAACTTGAAAAATCAAATCTAATGCAAAACTCAACGATTTTCATTTCCAAAATGAACGAAATGCCAGGGGCGAGAATGTCAATTGTACCAATGGGTCTAACGGCAGCTGAATATCTACGCGACAAGGAAAAAGAAGATGTCTTATTATTTATTGACAATATCTTTAGATTTTTGCAAGCTGGCAATGAAGTAAGTAGTTCATTGGGCAAACGTCCTTCAATTGGTGGTTATCAAGCTACTATGGATAGTGATATCGCCGCCATTGAAGATCGTATGTTTAAAAACGACAATGGCTCAATTACTAGTTTCCAAACCGTTTTCTTACCAATGGATGATTTATCTGATCCTTCAGCCGTGGCAATTTTCAAACACCTTAATGGTAACTTGGTGCTTTCGCGTGATCAAGCCGCTAAAAATATTTTCCCCTCATTTGACCCACTTGCTTCGTCTTCAGCTTCTATTAATGAAAAACTAATCGGTAAACGTCATTTTGATGCCGTTATTGAGGCTAAAAAAATTCTAAAAAAATACAAAGATCTTGAAGATGTAATTTTGATTTTAGGATTTGATGAACTTGATCAAACCAATAAAGATATTGTTAAAAAAGCCCTGCAGCTAGAAAACTTTTTTACCCAAAACTTCTTTATGACCGAACATTTTACAAAATCACCAGGTCAATATGTTCCACTATCAGAAACAGTCGAAAGTGTTATAAGAATTCTTGAAGGGAAGTATTTAAAACAAAGCCCCGAAATTTTCTCTTACATCGGATCGAATAAGAACATTAAAACCGATGCTGAATTAGGTCTTTAG